CAAAATGGGTGTGGGAAATTCAATGTTTAGGGTCGGGGTAAACGGACCTGTAAAAGTCGATACCTTGCCCTATGGCCTCTATAAGAAAGAGGTATTTCACAAGATCGGCAAGTACGATGAGCGTTTGGTGAGGAATCAGGATATTGAGCTGGCCAGGAGAATGTGGCGATATGGGGAATATCTTTACCTGTTTTCGGATATTAAGTGTAATTATCATTTTAAAGGCAGTTTCTCCAATCTTGCCCGTATGAATTTTAAAAACGGGTTGTGGAATGTTTTTACCTTTTATATTACCAAACATTTGTCATCCCTGAGTACCCGGCATTATATTCCTTTGCTTTTTGTACTGGCATTATTGGGTCCTGTTATACTGGCCTTTTTGTCAGAACCGGTATTTGTATTCGTGAGTCTGACAATAGCTGTAATCTATTTTACCCTTATCATTTTTAAAAGCGTTAAACTGGCAGATAAGCATTCAAGGATAATATACCTTATCTGGAGTTTTTGTGTACTTCATTTTTCATATGGTTTAGGATCCTTACTCGGATTGTTTCATTTGAAAAAGCTTTTTAAGTAAAACCGCCCATCTTTTGATAACCTTTCGAAACTTCACCCAATCCTTTTTTCAAAGTTTGTATTTCCGGCGTTCGGTAGTTTTGATCGCCGGTACGGCAGTAAGCCAGATCATAGCCCTTTTGTTTCAGTTGATTTTGAGAAGACTGTTCTTACCGGAAGTTTTCGGGGCTTTCGCCTTATATTTAAGTACTTTCAGTATTTTAGCCACCCTTACCTCCCTAAAATATGAAAATGCCATCATCATTCCCAAATCCGGGAAAAAGGCCGTTCATCTTTTCTATCTCAGTTTTTTTCTGAATATACTGTTTAGTCTCCTTCTTTTTGTTGTTTTTCT
The DNA window shown above is from Bacteroidales bacterium and carries:
- a CDS encoding glycosyltransferase family 2 protein; translation: MKGKVSIIIPCRNEKDHIGACMHSLLNNDYPQKEFIVVDGLSNDGTREIISEFAQRYVNVKLINNSRYITPIALNLGLDEADGEYVLIAGAHATFPLNYITEMVRRINLFDDAAGIGGALNTVAENTLIAQSIVKVITDKMGVGNSMFRVGVNGPVKVDTLPYGLYKKEVFHKIGKYDERLVRNQDIELARRMWRYGEYLYLFSDIKCNYHFKGSFSNLARMNFKNGLWNVFTFYITKHLSSLSTRHYIPLLFVLALLGPVILAFLSEPVFVFVSLTIAVIYFTLIIFKSVKLADKHSRIIYLIWSFCVLHFSYGLGSLLGLFHLKKLFK